Genomic window (Burkholderia sp. HI2500):
CGTGGTGTTCGATTTCGGCGGCGTGCTGATCGACTGGAGCCCCGAGTACCTTTACCGGGAGTTGATTCCCGACGACGCGGAGCGTCGCTGGTTTCTCACGCATGTGTGCGCGATGGACTGGGTGATCCGCCAGGACGGCGGGCAGACGATCGAGGAAGGCACGGCCGAGCTCGTCGCGAAGTTTCCGGAGCACGAGGCGCTGATCCGCGCGTTCTACGCGCGCTGGCACGAAATGATCGGCGGCGTGCTCGAAGAGGGCGCCGCGCTCGTCGATCGACTTGAAGCGCAGGGGATGCCGCTGTTCGGCCTGACGAACTGGTCCGCGCAGACGTTTCCGTATGCGTGGGACAACTTCCCGGTGCTGCGGCGTTTCAAGGAGATCGTCGTGTCGGGGCGTGTGCAGCTCGTGAAGCCCGATCCGGCGATCTACCGCGAGATGCATGCGCGGATCGAACCGCACCTGCCGGGCATCGCGTCGCACGAACTCGTATTCATCGACGACAACGCGAAGAACGCCGCGGCCGCGACGGCGCTCGGCTGGCACGGCATTCATCACACGAGTGCGGCGACGACCGAGGCGCGGCTGCGCGAACTGGGCGCGCTCGCGTAAGCGGCGGGCGAGCAGCCCGCCATCGGATAAAAAAAGCGGGCCAGCGGCCCGCTTTTTTGTTGTCACGCTTCCTGAAGCGGCTCCCCCTCGGCGACCGGCCCCGCGTTGCCGCGGCGCCGGGCACCCGGGCCGTGCCGGTCAGCGGCTGATCGGCTTGTAGCGCAGGCGCTTCGGCTTCGCGGCTTCCTCGCCGAGGCGTGCACGCTTGTCGGCTTCGTACTCCTGGTAGTTGCCGTCGAAGAACGTGACCTGCGAATCGCCTTCGAACGCGAGGATGTGCGTCGCGATCCGGTCGAGGAACCAGCGATCGTGCGAGATCACCATCACCGAGCCCGCGAATTCGAGCAGCGCGTCTTCCAGCGCGCG
Coding sequences:
- a CDS encoding HAD family hydrolase gives rise to the protein MTIKAVVFDFGGVLIDWSPEYLYRELIPDDAERRWFLTHVCAMDWVIRQDGGQTIEEGTAELVAKFPEHEALIRAFYARWHEMIGGVLEEGAALVDRLEAQGMPLFGLTNWSAQTFPYAWDNFPVLRRFKEIVVSGRVQLVKPDPAIYREMHARIEPHLPGIASHELVFIDDNAKNAAAATALGWHGIHHTSAATTEARLRELGALA